From Pseudoalteromonas sp. R3, one genomic window encodes:
- the thiS gene encoding sulfur carrier protein ThiS codes for MNISYNGQALTLSQPQSLLEVIEAQGAKAPFAVALNGQFVPRSTLAQQRLQEGDSIELLSPIQGG; via the coding sequence ATGAATATAAGTTACAATGGTCAGGCGCTCACGCTGTCACAGCCACAGTCTTTGCTGGAAGTGATTGAAGCACAAGGGGCAAAGGCGCCCTTTGCGGTGGCGCTGAACGGGCAATTTGTGCCGCGCAGCACGTTGGCCCAGCAGCGACTGCAAGAGGGTGACAGCATCGAGTTGCTATCGCCTATTCAGGGAGGCTAA